A single window of Novipirellula galeiformis DNA harbors:
- a CDS encoding DUF1501 domain-containing protein, translated as MKNNLTGERSTRRHFLASSMMRGGPLALACMMAQQADAEPKKPLMGTVGFDTKPKTPPHAPRATAMISMFMQGGPSAMDLLDPKPLLNKMHLQKFPGKIKYDNAAQASSKIFGSPWKFKKYGEHGTDVSELLPHFSTIADDALVIRSMHTGVSNHGQSIHAMNNGRPQMGRPALGSWLTYALGSESQSLPAYIAMTDPQGLPVEGVLNWSNGWLPSLYQGTVIRPVEPRILNLQPPPHLNGEIQTNYLSMLASLNQRHAERRRGEHEMQARIANYELAERMQFAADEATDLSRESQSTHEMYGINEPETKEFGERCLIARRLVERGVRFVQLFTKNQYWDHHGGIVKGLPASCRKVDKPAAALVKDLKQRGLLDTTVVHWGGEMGRLPVIQNEANIGRDHNTDGFSMWVAGGGFRAGMHGATDEFGHHAIEDTVNHFDYHATLLHLFGVDAEHLTYEQNGREQTLIDGQPAKVIEGLLA; from the coding sequence ATGAAAAACAACCTCACCGGCGAACGTTCCACCCGACGCCACTTCCTGGCTTCATCAATGATGCGGGGTGGGCCACTCGCATTGGCCTGTATGATGGCGCAACAAGCCGATGCAGAGCCTAAAAAGCCGTTGATGGGAACGGTCGGCTTCGACACCAAACCCAAAACGCCACCGCATGCTCCTCGAGCGACTGCCATGATCTCGATGTTCATGCAGGGTGGTCCTAGCGCGATGGATCTGTTGGATCCCAAACCGCTGCTAAACAAAATGCACCTGCAGAAGTTTCCCGGCAAAATCAAGTACGACAACGCCGCTCAGGCGAGTTCCAAGATTTTTGGTTCACCGTGGAAGTTCAAGAAATATGGCGAACATGGAACCGATGTTTCCGAATTGTTGCCACACTTCTCCACGATCGCCGACGACGCATTAGTGATTCGCTCGATGCATACAGGCGTCAGCAACCACGGCCAATCGATTCACGCGATGAACAACGGTCGTCCGCAAATGGGACGCCCCGCCTTGGGCAGTTGGTTGACGTATGCGCTGGGTAGCGAGAGTCAAAGTTTGCCCGCCTACATTGCCATGACGGACCCACAGGGTTTGCCCGTCGAGGGAGTACTGAATTGGTCCAATGGATGGCTACCATCGCTATATCAAGGAACGGTCATCCGTCCCGTGGAACCGCGAATTTTGAACCTCCAGCCACCGCCACATTTGAATGGCGAGATTCAAACGAACTACCTAAGCATGTTAGCGTCGTTGAACCAGCGACATGCCGAGCGGCGAAGGGGTGAGCACGAGATGCAAGCCCGTATCGCGAACTATGAACTCGCCGAACGGATGCAGTTTGCCGCCGATGAGGCGACCGACTTGAGTCGCGAATCCCAGTCGACTCACGAGATGTACGGCATCAACGAACCGGAGACGAAGGAGTTTGGCGAGCGTTGCTTGATCGCGCGTCGTTTGGTCGAACGCGGCGTCCGCTTCGTGCAACTGTTCACCAAGAACCAGTACTGGGATCATCATGGCGGCATCGTCAAAGGCTTGCCCGCATCATGTCGCAAGGTGGACAAACCCGCGGCGGCATTGGTAAAGGACTTGAAACAGCGTGGGTTACTCGACACCACCGTGGTCCATTGGGGTGGCGAGATGGGACGTTTACCCGTGATTCAAAATGAAGCGAACATCGGCCGCGATCACAACACCGATGGGTTTTCCATGTGGGTCGCCGGAGGCGGATTCCGCGCCGGAATGCACGGTGCAACCGATGAGTTTGGCCATCATGCGATCGAAGACACCGTCAACCATTTTGACTACCATGCTACGTTGTTGCATTTGTTTGGAGTCGATGCCGAACACTTGACGTACGAACAAAACGGACGTGAGCAAACCTTGATCGATGGCCAACCGGCCAAGGTGATCGAAGGGTTGCTGGCGTAA
- a CDS encoding neutral/alkaline non-lysosomal ceramidase N-terminal domain-containing protein — protein MKSRSHYPVACWSVFTVLTLSLLAGPSRAQDAPAPASGASADQLRFQVGMARVDITPDYPILMNGFLMRQQASMGVRQPIWAKAMAIESDDKSPLLLITVDTLGIPAEIHAEVCKRLKPLGVDPERVAITATHTHTAPIINGCAPNILGRDFTAQEQKVIDQYTREFTDNLTQAAKSALANRRAATLQWSVGKVGFAMNRRDPNGPVDHDLPVLAIRDEAGDLIGIYSSYACHCVTLAERMIGGDWAGYAQSQIEASNPGCIAMFSVGCGGDQNPNAHVASDRFDVANSQGGLIAAEVSRLLENPMTAVQNNVHVGNTELELPLQELPSQAEFAERAKLDTPQGYHARKQLEKISNGESLRTSIRYPIQVWSFGDSLSMVFLAGEVTVEYGLELKMQLADQGLWVNAYSNACPCYIPSEKLLERGGYEGSDSMTYYDQPTKLRPGLQKTILTTTLELCRSLVAGADKPAVPANAAAGKSPQASLALLEFASDDLSATLVAAEPLIASPVAVDFAPDGKVYVAEMYDYPTGIDGNYQPGGRVRLLSSSRDDGNLDQSEVFLDGIPFPTGVTVWRKGVLVCAAPDILYAEDQDNDGRADVVTKLYSGFGTDNFQARVNSLEYGLDGWVYGSCGLFGGTITSGLTGKTFELGHNDFRIRPDTGEIEHAIGRTQQGRVRDDFGNWFGCDNTKIGFHYPLEAHYLRRNPVAPPAPPLSHVAATPQDATLIPASDNLQLFKLSGQGGKATAACGIGVYRDRYLGADYAGGLYTCEPVNLLVHHFKLQAKNSTFQGSVIDSERKHAFLSSTDPWFRPVQVRTAPDGSLWVVDMYREVIEHPKWIPQESLETVNVRGGADRGRIYRVIRSGESLPTWPRLDKATPDELVATLQSPNGWQRDMAMQLLQWNHVVEAEPALRNLARQSESPATRVAALSMLQNFGKLRLEDAAHAMQDKNAEVRRHAARISEAFASESDNRTDKALELLSALAADSDAHVRLQVACSLGQWKNKSTGQVLAEVLLNNPADPFLQAAVLSSLHDGNVDTFSEHLLKRIDQSAPHAPRVFPVLFAMGHDALKAQLAVAVCNTKAERLALWQWKVMPTVLTQLKQNEGFRKAFKQQQGDILIERCSQLAPEIIVDEDESAALRIAALQTLSGFEGGTEAAQQVAAEVLNTRNPSEIQLAAVAALSQSNSADSARLMIDKWDQVSPSVRASILNALASRVSFIAVLLDAIDQSKIRASELDTASRQRILATTDADLKAKAERVFSGAVNADRAAVIAEYADISNLKTDLTRGAELFSKHCATCHRLKGLGNAVGPDLEALASKSVDFFLQEILDPSRNMDSRYATYVALTDSGRIVTGLLAAESGAAITLRLQDAKEETLQRSELEDFRSNQASLMPEGFEKSLNHQQMADLIHFIRSAPER, from the coding sequence ATGAAATCTCGTTCTCACTACCCTGTGGCGTGTTGGAGCGTGTTCACCGTATTGACCCTGAGCTTGCTAGCCGGGCCATCTCGCGCCCAGGACGCGCCGGCCCCTGCGAGCGGAGCGTCAGCAGATCAATTGCGATTTCAAGTCGGCATGGCTCGCGTTGACATCACTCCGGACTATCCGATCCTGATGAACGGATTCTTGATGCGTCAACAGGCATCGATGGGCGTACGGCAGCCGATTTGGGCCAAAGCGATGGCCATCGAAAGTGACGACAAAAGTCCGTTATTGTTGATCACCGTCGACACGCTGGGCATTCCGGCTGAAATCCACGCCGAGGTATGCAAGCGATTGAAACCGCTCGGGGTCGATCCCGAACGCGTCGCGATCACGGCCACGCACACGCACACCGCTCCAATTATCAACGGTTGCGCTCCGAACATTTTGGGCCGAGACTTCACTGCACAAGAACAGAAAGTAATTGACCAGTACACGCGTGAGTTCACGGACAATCTGACGCAGGCTGCGAAATCCGCTCTGGCGAACCGTCGCGCCGCCACGCTGCAGTGGTCCGTTGGAAAGGTCGGCTTTGCGATGAACCGGCGAGACCCCAATGGACCGGTCGATCATGACTTGCCCGTCTTGGCGATCCGAGACGAAGCGGGCGACCTGATCGGCATCTATTCAAGCTACGCATGTCACTGCGTCACCTTGGCCGAGCGGATGATCGGCGGTGATTGGGCTGGCTATGCCCAATCGCAAATCGAAGCCTCCAATCCTGGCTGCATTGCCATGTTTTCCGTCGGCTGTGGCGGGGATCAGAATCCAAACGCCCATGTTGCCAGCGATCGTTTCGACGTTGCAAACAGCCAAGGGGGCTTGATTGCCGCAGAGGTATCTCGGTTGCTAGAAAACCCGATGACGGCAGTCCAGAACAACGTCCACGTGGGGAACACAGAACTCGAATTGCCACTCCAGGAGTTGCCCAGCCAAGCTGAATTTGCGGAACGCGCCAAGTTGGATACACCTCAAGGTTATCACGCGCGAAAACAATTGGAAAAAATCAGCAATGGCGAATCGCTACGAACATCCATTCGCTATCCGATTCAGGTTTGGTCGTTCGGCGATTCGCTGAGCATGGTGTTCTTGGCGGGCGAAGTCACCGTCGAGTATGGGCTGGAACTGAAAATGCAGCTAGCCGACCAAGGCTTGTGGGTCAATGCCTACTCCAATGCGTGCCCTTGCTATATTCCTAGCGAAAAACTACTCGAGCGTGGCGGTTACGAGGGGAGTGACTCGATGACCTACTACGACCAACCCACGAAGCTTCGTCCCGGTTTACAAAAAACAATCCTCACCACAACGCTCGAACTGTGCCGTTCGCTGGTGGCTGGGGCGGACAAACCTGCGGTGCCTGCGAACGCCGCAGCCGGCAAATCGCCACAAGCTTCGCTCGCTTTGCTTGAGTTTGCCAGCGATGATTTGAGTGCCACTCTCGTCGCCGCCGAGCCGCTGATCGCTTCCCCCGTCGCGGTTGACTTTGCTCCCGACGGTAAAGTGTATGTCGCCGAAATGTATGACTATCCCACCGGCATCGACGGCAATTACCAACCGGGTGGACGCGTTCGCTTGCTCTCATCGAGTCGCGATGACGGCAACTTGGACCAATCCGAAGTGTTTCTCGACGGCATTCCCTTTCCCACCGGCGTGACCGTATGGAGAAAGGGAGTTCTGGTTTGTGCCGCGCCTGACATTCTGTACGCCGAGGACCAAGACAACGATGGTCGAGCGGATGTGGTCACAAAGTTGTATAGCGGATTTGGCACCGATAATTTCCAAGCCCGCGTCAACAGTTTGGAATATGGACTCGATGGCTGGGTCTACGGATCCTGTGGGCTGTTCGGTGGTACGATCACATCGGGTCTAACCGGGAAAACGTTCGAATTAGGGCACAATGACTTCCGCATCCGACCCGATACTGGAGAGATTGAACACGCGATCGGACGCACGCAACAGGGCCGCGTCCGTGACGATTTCGGCAACTGGTTTGGATGCGACAATACAAAAATTGGGTTTCATTATCCGCTCGAAGCCCACTACCTACGCCGGAACCCAGTGGCGCCTCCAGCGCCACCGTTGTCGCATGTTGCAGCGACACCGCAGGATGCAACCTTGATTCCGGCGAGTGATAATTTGCAACTGTTCAAACTGTCCGGGCAAGGCGGCAAAGCCACCGCTGCGTGTGGTATTGGCGTTTATCGCGATCGTTATTTGGGAGCCGACTACGCAGGAGGACTGTATACCTGCGAGCCGGTTAATCTGCTGGTCCACCACTTTAAACTTCAAGCAAAGAATTCGACGTTCCAGGGTTCGGTCATTGACTCCGAGCGAAAACACGCGTTCTTATCGTCCACCGATCCTTGGTTTCGCCCCGTCCAAGTTCGCACCGCACCGGATGGCTCGCTATGGGTCGTCGATATGTACCGCGAAGTGATCGAGCATCCAAAATGGATTCCTCAAGAGTCGCTCGAGACCGTGAACGTTCGTGGCGGAGCCGATCGAGGACGCATCTACCGCGTCATCCGCAGTGGGGAGTCGCTTCCGACCTGGCCGCGACTCGATAAAGCCACCCCCGATGAATTGGTTGCCACGCTCCAGTCACCGAACGGTTGGCAGCGTGATATGGCAATGCAATTGTTGCAGTGGAACCACGTCGTCGAAGCGGAGCCTGCGTTACGAAACCTCGCCCGCCAATCCGAGTCGCCTGCGACGCGTGTCGCAGCGTTATCGATGCTTCAGAACTTTGGAAAGCTACGTCTGGAAGATGCGGCCCACGCAATGCAGGATAAAAACGCGGAGGTTCGGCGCCACGCCGCGCGCATCAGCGAGGCGTTTGCAAGCGAATCCGACAATCGGACCGACAAAGCACTCGAACTGCTATCCGCCTTGGCTGCGGACTCCGACGCCCACGTTCGGTTACAGGTAGCGTGCTCGCTGGGACAGTGGAAAAACAAATCGACCGGGCAAGTGTTGGCGGAGGTGTTGCTCAACAACCCTGCGGATCCGTTCCTACAAGCGGCCGTTTTAAGCAGTCTTCATGACGGGAACGTGGATACCTTTAGCGAGCATTTGCTCAAACGTATCGATCAATCGGCTCCCCATGCACCGCGGGTCTTCCCTGTCCTCTTCGCGATGGGGCACGACGCGTTAAAGGCTCAACTAGCCGTCGCGGTTTGCAACACGAAAGCGGAGCGTTTGGCATTATGGCAATGGAAGGTCATGCCTACCGTGTTGACGCAGCTGAAACAGAATGAAGGATTCCGCAAGGCATTCAAACAACAACAGGGCGACATTTTGATCGAGCGTTGCTCGCAATTGGCTCCTGAAATCATTGTCGACGAAGACGAATCAGCGGCGTTGCGAATCGCCGCCCTGCAAACGCTTTCCGGCTTTGAAGGGGGGACGGAGGCGGCACAACAGGTAGCCGCCGAGGTACTCAACACGCGTAACCCGAGCGAAATCCAGTTGGCGGCCGTGGCCGCGCTTTCCCAGAGCAACTCTGCGGATTCAGCTCGTTTGATGATCGACAAATGGGACCAAGTCTCACCGTCCGTGCGAGCCTCCATTCTAAACGCCTTGGCATCGCGGGTATCGTTTATCGCCGTGCTGCTCGATGCGATCGATCAATCCAAAATTCGTGCATCGGAGCTGGATACCGCCTCGCGACAGCGCATTCTAGCGACAACCGATGCCGATTTAAAAGCGAAAGCCGAGCGGGTTTTCTCGGGCGCGGTGAACGCGGACCGCGCTGCCGTGATTGCCGAATACGCGGACATTTCCAACCTTAAAACCGATCTCACGCGAGGCGCGGAACTGTTTTCAAAGCATTGTGCAACCTGCCATCGATTGAAGGGGCTGGGCAACGCGGTCGGTCCCGACCTAGAAGCCTTGGCAAGTAAGTCGGTTGACTTCTTCCTGCAAGAGATTCTTGATCCGAGCCGGAACATGGACAGCCGTTATGCGACCTACGTTGCGCTTACCGACAGTGGTCGGATCGTAACAGGGTTGTTGGCAGCAGAATCAGGGGCCGCGATCACGTTGCGACTGCAAGATGCTAAAGAAGAAACCTTGCAGCGATCCGAACTCGAAGATTTTCGCTCCAATCAAGCGAGTTTGATGCCCGAGGGCTTTGAAAAGAGTTTAAATCACCAGCAGATGGCCGATTTGATTCATTTCATTCGCTCCGCTCCGGAGCGTTGA
- a CDS encoding glucuronyl esterase domain-containing protein, protein MKPASLALTLLLIPFSLRAEEPNAVPRFDVPEIRSSWDDLTDGIESKDDWHKRRAVLKQRYLDLLCDQHKPEKPAMELVVHESVIVDGQYRRQLISYAVESDERAYAYLGTPLALTEKAPAIVALHGTYAQGKKRAAGLVENPDKAYLDHLCRRGYVVIAPEHFVSGHRIPKAGAYDTAEFYKKHPEWTAVGKFTYEHSIAIDVLQSLDQVDGDRIGVLGHSLGGHGAFFLAAYDDRIKASACNCGASFFRHNPNVAGWSRDHWYIYFKPIREGLLKGEMPPIDFHEIIALIAPRAFMDLSGLNDGHPPTQKQRLLMLMKIMDVYEIEGAAENFAFYVHGRGHSVAHESRQLMYGWMDSHLKPAEATRTRLVTPESESPDTVDAKPQHP, encoded by the coding sequence ATGAAACCTGCTTCGCTCGCTTTGACATTGCTTCTAATCCCGTTTAGCCTTCGCGCCGAGGAGCCGAACGCGGTTCCCCGGTTTGACGTTCCGGAAATCCGCTCTTCATGGGACGATTTGACCGATGGCATTGAGTCGAAAGACGATTGGCACAAGCGGCGAGCGGTGCTGAAACAACGTTATCTTGATCTGTTATGCGACCAGCATAAACCTGAAAAACCGGCAATGGAGCTCGTCGTTCATGAGTCGGTCATCGTTGATGGCCAGTATCGGCGGCAATTGATTAGCTATGCCGTTGAGTCGGATGAACGAGCCTATGCTTATTTGGGCACTCCTTTGGCTTTGACCGAAAAGGCACCGGCGATTGTCGCGTTGCATGGAACGTATGCTCAGGGAAAAAAAAGAGCCGCAGGACTTGTCGAGAATCCAGACAAGGCGTACTTGGACCACCTTTGCAGACGCGGTTATGTCGTCATTGCACCAGAGCACTTTGTCTCGGGGCACCGGATTCCCAAGGCCGGTGCTTACGATACTGCGGAGTTCTACAAGAAGCATCCCGAGTGGACGGCGGTGGGTAAGTTCACTTATGAACATTCAATCGCGATCGACGTTTTGCAGAGTTTAGATCAGGTCGATGGGGATCGGATCGGAGTTCTTGGCCATTCGTTAGGGGGACATGGCGCATTCTTTCTCGCGGCCTATGACGACCGTATTAAAGCTTCGGCGTGCAACTGCGGCGCCAGCTTCTTTCGCCACAATCCAAACGTCGCAGGCTGGTCGCGGGACCATTGGTATATCTATTTCAAACCAATTCGTGAAGGGTTACTCAAGGGCGAGATGCCGCCGATTGATTTTCACGAAATCATTGCACTGATCGCCCCCCGCGCGTTCATGGATCTCTCCGGACTGAACGATGGTCATCCTCCCACACAAAAACAACGTTTACTGATGCTCATGAAAATCATGGACGTGTACGAAATCGAAGGAGCTGCCGAAAACTTTGCGTTCTATGTGCATGGACGAGGGCACTCGGTGGCCCATGAGTCACGGCAACTGATGTATGGATGGATGGACTCTCATTTAAAACCTGCCGAAGCGACACGGACGCGACTTGTGACCCCCGAGTCCGAGTCACCCGACACAGTTGATGCTAAGCCGCAGCATCCCTAG
- a CDS encoding DNA polymerase IV yields MILHIDMDAFYASIEQRDNASLRDKAVVVGGSASGRGVVAAASYEARRFGIYSAMPMKTALARCANLVVVPTRMEIYAGVSKQIREIFHRFTPLVEPLALDEAFLDVTGSEALFGSSAEIGRRIQRTIAHELGLDASVGVAPNKFLAKVASAHVKPRGFTIVEPANVHTFLDPLSVAKIWGVGKRAEARLGQLGIHRVEDLRHADLDKLKQAIGDASATHLYALAWGRDDRAVIPDREAKSISHETTFHTDVTDEEVLRAILLRLTEQVGRRLRRHDRYCSTVTLKLRFSDFQTFARSATLDSATQSTQVLWETTRDTLLRRIPITQPVRLVGIGVSSLANSRTRQLGLFDDTSTRDAQVDQTTDSILQRFGKNAIRRGTTHQS; encoded by the coding sequence ATGATTCTGCACATTGACATGGATGCGTTTTATGCATCCATCGAACAGCGTGACAACGCTTCGTTAAGAGACAAGGCGGTCGTCGTCGGCGGCAGTGCTTCGGGACGAGGTGTCGTCGCTGCGGCAAGCTACGAAGCGCGTCGCTTTGGTATCTACAGCGCCATGCCAATGAAAACCGCGTTAGCGCGTTGCGCGAATCTGGTGGTGGTACCGACGCGGATGGAGATCTATGCCGGGGTCTCGAAGCAAATCCGAGAAATCTTTCATCGCTTTACGCCGCTGGTCGAACCGCTCGCCTTGGATGAAGCCTTTCTCGATGTGACCGGCAGCGAGGCGTTATTCGGCAGCTCGGCAGAAATTGGTCGCCGGATCCAGCGAACGATTGCGCACGAGCTGGGTTTGGACGCCTCGGTGGGGGTCGCGCCCAATAAATTTCTCGCAAAAGTCGCCAGCGCTCATGTAAAGCCGCGGGGCTTTACGATCGTCGAACCGGCAAACGTGCATACATTCCTTGATCCGCTCTCAGTGGCCAAAATTTGGGGCGTCGGTAAACGCGCCGAAGCGCGATTGGGACAACTTGGCATCCACCGCGTTGAGGATCTCCGCCACGCCGATCTCGACAAGCTGAAGCAAGCCATTGGCGACGCTTCGGCAACTCATCTGTACGCGTTGGCCTGGGGACGTGATGATCGCGCCGTCATACCAGACCGCGAAGCAAAGTCGATTTCCCACGAAACGACCTTTCACACGGATGTGACCGACGAGGAAGTCCTGAGGGCAATTTTATTGCGATTGACCGAGCAGGTCGGACGCCGGTTGCGACGCCATGATCGCTATTGCAGCACGGTGACGTTGAAATTGCGGTTCAGCGATTTTCAAACCTTCGCCCGTTCGGCAACCCTGGACTCGGCCACCCAATCGACCCAAGTCTTGTGGGAAACGACACGCGACACACTCCTCCGTCGGATCCCAATCACGCAACCGGTTCGGCTGGTCGGTATCGGGGTCAGTTCGCTGGCCAATTCACGCACGCGGCAATTGGGATTGTTTGACGACACGAGCACTCGAGATGCTCAAGTAGACCAGACCACGGACTCGATTCTCCAACGGTTTGGCAAAAACGCCATCCGGCGCGGGACGACACATCAATCGTGA
- a CDS encoding sulfatase family protein yields MKASVRYLLTFLVAAWAVSTAIASAADVETRPNFILIFTDDQGYNDLGCFGSKTIKTPHIDRLAAEGRTLRSFYSASPVCSPSRAALLTGSYPKRVGMHQHVLFPQSDYGLHANEYTIADHLKSQGYATACVGKWHLGHHPETLPRAQGFDSYFGIPYSNDMNHPDNKRKRRMASDALWTDQATSVTYWNTPLFQNEELVEVPVDQRTITRRYTDTAIDFITLNQDQPFFLYLPHSMPHIPLYVPDDVYDPNPQNAYKCVIEHIDAEVGRIANTVRKLGLSEKTYIIYTSDNGPWLQFKNHGGSADPLRSGKGTTFEGGQRVPCVIWGPGRIPAGTTTHAMTSTIDLLPTIAALAGSPLPAGGNKIDGIDMTSTFTTDASPRDEFVYYSSYGVLEGIRSGDWKYLEQVPRKGKNTKLPAAEAEVFLFHLGDDIGEQNNLLDEEPELAAKLKARMIEIDREITANARPVWRKPTADASKQ; encoded by the coding sequence ATGAAAGCCTCTGTTCGATATCTCTTGACTTTTCTTGTTGCCGCGTGGGCCGTGTCCACGGCGATCGCATCCGCTGCGGACGTAGAAACGCGACCGAACTTCATCCTCATTTTCACGGATGACCAAGGCTACAACGACCTTGGATGTTTTGGATCCAAGACGATCAAAACGCCTCATATCGACCGTTTAGCAGCCGAGGGGCGAACACTTCGCAGCTTCTATTCCGCCTCGCCGGTCTGTTCCCCCTCGCGTGCCGCGTTGTTGACCGGCAGCTACCCGAAACGCGTCGGGATGCACCAACACGTTCTTTTTCCGCAAAGCGACTACGGGCTGCATGCGAACGAATACACCATTGCCGACCATTTAAAGTCGCAGGGCTACGCGACCGCGTGCGTGGGCAAATGGCATTTGGGGCACCATCCCGAGACGTTGCCCAGGGCCCAGGGGTTTGATTCCTATTTTGGCATTCCCTATTCCAACGACATGAACCATCCCGACAACAAGCGAAAACGTCGGATGGCGTCGGACGCATTATGGACCGACCAAGCCACCAGTGTAACGTACTGGAACACCCCGTTATTTCAAAACGAAGAACTGGTCGAGGTGCCGGTCGACCAACGCACGATCACGCGGCGTTACACCGATACCGCAATCGATTTCATTACACTCAACCAGGACCAGCCGTTCTTCTTGTACCTGCCTCATTCGATGCCGCACATTCCGCTCTACGTTCCCGATGACGTCTACGATCCCAATCCGCAAAATGCCTACAAGTGCGTGATTGAGCATATCGATGCCGAAGTGGGACGTATCGCCAATACCGTTCGCAAACTTGGGTTGTCGGAAAAAACCTATATCATCTACACGAGTGACAATGGACCTTGGTTGCAGTTCAAAAATCATGGCGGTAGCGCCGATCCGTTACGCAGCGGCAAAGGGACGACGTTCGAAGGGGGGCAACGAGTGCCATGTGTCATCTGGGGTCCCGGACGCATCCCCGCGGGGACGACGACCCACGCGATGACGTCGACGATCGATTTGTTGCCCACGATCGCTGCGTTAGCGGGATCTCCGTTACCCGCCGGGGGTAACAAAATCGACGGCATCGACATGACGTCCACCTTCACAACCGACGCTTCGCCGCGAGACGAGTTCGTTTACTATTCATCCTACGGTGTGCTCGAAGGCATTCGCAGCGGCGATTGGAAGTACCTTGAGCAGGTACCGCGCAAAGGCAAAAATACGAAGCTCCCAGCGGCCGAGGCGGAAGTGTTTTTGTTCCACCTTGGCGATGACATCGGTGAACAAAACAATTTGTTGGACGAAGAACCCGAGCTGGCTGCAAAGCTAAAGGCCCGCATGATTGAGATTGACCGCGAGATCACCGCGAACGCGCGTCCGGTTTGGCGGAAACCAACCGCCGATGCGTCGAAGCAGTGA
- a CDS encoding dioxygenase family protein, giving the protein MMKPHRLLHRRHFLARSSFMAAAVSTHGLMSTPGVFAEELVRTPAQTAGPFYPDRLPLDTDNDLLIINDRITASVGEITHLSGRILDLNGNPIRNAVVEIWQVDNQGAYLHSRGDAGGGRDANFQGFGRFLTGSSGEYYFRTIKPVPYPGRTPHIHFAVKQKSSAPFTTQCYVKGNPLNERDGVLRSIKDVAARESVIVDFAPLADSKIGELAATFDIVVGRTPEA; this is encoded by the coding sequence ATGATGAAGCCACACCGACTGCTACATCGGCGGCATTTCCTGGCCCGGTCCTCCTTTATGGCTGCCGCGGTGAGTACACACGGATTAATGAGTACCCCGGGCGTATTTGCCGAGGAATTGGTCCGCACGCCTGCTCAAACTGCGGGCCCGTTTTATCCCGATCGATTGCCGTTGGATACCGACAATGACTTGCTGATTATTAATGATCGTATTACGGCGTCAGTGGGCGAGATCACTCACTTGAGTGGCCGCATTTTGGATCTCAACGGAAACCCGATACGCAATGCCGTCGTCGAGATTTGGCAGGTCGACAATCAAGGGGCATACCTGCATTCGCGAGGAGACGCCGGCGGCGGACGGGATGCGAATTTTCAAGGCTTTGGTCGTTTTTTGACCGGTAGCTCCGGCGAGTATTACTTCCGTACGATCAAACCGGTGCCCTACCCGGGACGGACTCCCCACATTCACTTTGCCGTCAAACAGAAATCGAGTGCGCCCTTTACGACTCAGTGTTACGTCAAAGGCAATCCTCTGAATGAGCGCGACGGCGTGCTACGAAGCATCAAGGACGTTGCCGCACGCGAGTCGGTGATCGTGGACTTCGCTCCGTTGGCGGACTCGAAAATCGGTGAGTTGGCCGCGACGTTCGACATCGTCGTGGGCCGGACCCCAGAAGCGTAG